The genome window GCTTTCAAACGTCACGTTCTTGTcatattgaatattgacATCTTCTAGCTCGTCATTTGCAAATTGCGACGCACTTTCGCCCCAGCCTCTGACACCTTCGGCGACTTTTGAGGCGATATCGTTTTCGACTTCAGGTGTCTTGCCGCCGTAGTTCAGCCAGCctcttttctttatttcCTTAAGTTCATCCAATCTTTTTTGTGCTTCACTTGGACCTATTTCCTTGTTCCTCAATTGTTCTTCAATTGCTTCTTTAGCAAATTCCTGAGCACTTTCTCCCCATCCCATCACGCTCTCACTGGCAATCTTATCGATTTTCGTACCGTCTCCATTCAGCGGAATGAGATGTGCATTATTGTCGCCCTCGTCATCAATTCCAGTGCTCCTCAACCATTGGAAAATGCTCTTCTCGCCGTTCATCACGTCCAAGTTTTCCTTATATATCTTGTCTGCCAATTCGTTGAAGTTTTCATTCTTAACGAATTTATTGTAAATTTCAGTCGCCTCTTCCAGTATCTGTTTCTTCAACTTCAGTTCTTCCTCGTAGtctttcaaaatcaattttttgacTTCACTCTCCTCTTTGTCCAAGTTGGCACTATTTTCTTGAAACTCCTTCACCAAGTcgttatattttttattcacCATGTCGTACTCCCCAATAGCAATGGCCTTGTTACGTTCGGCTTCATTGAACCCCCAGTTGAATATTGATTTCGAGTTATTTTTGGCACCTGCATTTGCGGTTGTGAAGTCCCTAAGCTTCTGATTATCAGTGTTCGAGGTCTGCTTATAGTGTGACCTCAAGGGAAGATGGTCGTCCTGATTTTCATTTGTGAGTTTATACGTGGCACTACTTGTGTTAACGTGCCTGTGGTCCCTGTTATTGttgtaattaatattataaatcaaataaccTGCGGTCACAGCAGTTATACCACCTACCACCAATTTAG of Tetrapisispora phaffii CBS 4417 chromosome 6, complete genome contains these proteins:
- the OM45 gene encoding Om45p (similar to Saccharomyces cerevisiae OM45 (YIL136W); ancestral locus Anc_2.219), giving the protein MSTKLVVGGITAVTAGYLIYNINYNNNRDHRHVNTSSATYKLTNENQDDHLPLRSHYKQTSNTDNQKLRDFTTANAGAKNNSKSIFNWGFNEAERNKAIAIGEYDMVNKKYNDLVKEFQENSANLDKEESEVKKLILKDYEEELKLKKQILEEATEIYNKFVKNENFNELADKIYKENLDVMNGEKSIFQWLRSTGIDDEGDNNAHLIPLNGDGTKIDKIASESVMGWGESAQEFAKEAIEEQLRNKEIGPSEAQKRLDELKEIKKRGWLNYGGKTPEVENDIASKVAEGVRGWGESASQFANDELEDVNIQYDKNVTFESAKSEVEKKLKKLEDCRQLYQQALDSKNGDFIWNKLFVKPKKDQDLSPSNNNDSNNTDSTNKRISKDIETHELKKQLDVAQSEYDHAIDILSKFLEDNALPSNRKNLKQTRTQLMGKLWDQMNE